GACTTTCAAGGTCGCTGCCTTCGGCCGCTCGGCCACTCCTCCGAGCCGGAGTGTAGCGGGCCGCGGAGGCGGGGCCGTCAGCGGCGGTGGAGGCGCCGCCAGCCGGTTGGCGGGGGCGGCGGGGGCTTGCGGCGGCGGGCCAGGACGGCCAGGAGGGCGGTTCCCGCCGCGACCAGGCCGCCAAGGGCGGCGGCGACCCAGCGGCCCCTGCGGCCGCCCGGGACCACGGTGGTCAGCTCGCGCCGGGCCTCGAGCACCCGGTCGCGCTGCTCCATGCGGCGGCCCAGCTCGATCAGGGTGTCGTCGTCGATCAGGTCCTCGATGGCGGTCAGGACGGCCGCGTCCTCGTCGTCCAGGTGGGTCCGGACCCGCTCGGTGAGCACGGTCAGCTTGGCCTCGCCGGTGTCGTCCCTGGGCCCGGTGTCGGCCAGCTCCCGGCCCAGCCGCTCGATCAGCCGGTGCTGCTCGAG
The DNA window shown above is from Actinomycetota bacterium and carries:
- a CDS encoding hemerythrin domain-containing protein: MDALTLVRDEHRRLEGLLERCERLGQDAGDERAALLGQLRAALRHHVDQEEPILYAIYRERARRAGVDLAPLERALEQHRLIERLGRELADTGPRDDTGEAKLTVLTERVRTHLDDEDAAVLTAIEDLIDDDTLIELGRRMEQRDRVLEARRELTTVVPGGRRGRWVAAALGGLVAAGTALLAVLARRRKPPPPPPTGWRRLHRR